In one bacterium genomic region, the following are encoded:
- a CDS encoding M14 family zinc carboxypeptidase yields the protein MIALLDDRVPGTLDELLPRLERETAPGASVEAWLFEGVTRRRAAERRLGKRGIAAVLRSAYKPLVHFFLEEVDAGTLRRVTVRYPVHERAHPKRFLLEAYPLAALLPGVETAFVEGQDRGHYHVDFERRTGERDAVRVFAPNRVREDHLGAPVLAPSGWLRITEPGTGDVRTDEPLVTEYETIFRRALDAVRAYDWGTTEPYFDRLVISAEIPDVDRPLPFGEECLSTCEALHEDLYFSVLEFFKHRAGRAVTDRTAQPGQVVPDIRQAASAPLVRVTLDSPAGDGPVPGAPAEPAPADGRRGRRIDEADRPLELPEIMDETAALEGGPIAARSRRGRPVLGVYRPGRHPAIVVTAGQHANETTGVVGALRAASRLAEDPDASFAVIPLENPDGYALHRRLCAINPRHMHHAARYTALGDDLQSRSRAPWYEKAARIEAQRLSGARLHINLHGYPSHEWTRPLTGYLPRGFETWSIPKGFYVILRHHGEWAARVPALLDALTARLAMIPGLAELNRAQLAAYEAHTGERPAPILHGIPCQITEDDEAPFPLAIITEFPDETIYGELFVLAHAVQMETVLAAAEIYRGLSPA from the coding sequence ATGATCGCTTTGCTTGATGATCGCGTCCCCGGCACGCTGGATGAGCTGCTGCCGCGACTCGAGCGCGAGACCGCCCCGGGCGCGTCGGTCGAAGCCTGGCTGTTCGAAGGGGTGACGCGGCGCCGGGCGGCCGAGCGCCGGCTCGGAAAACGCGGAATCGCGGCCGTCCTGCGCAGCGCCTACAAGCCCCTGGTCCATTTCTTTCTCGAGGAGGTGGACGCCGGCACGCTCCGGCGAGTCACCGTCCGTTACCCCGTTCACGAGCGGGCCCACCCCAAGCGCTTCCTCTTGGAGGCGTATCCCCTCGCCGCCCTCCTCCCGGGTGTCGAGACGGCGTTTGTCGAGGGGCAGGACCGCGGCCATTACCACGTCGACTTCGAACGCCGGACCGGAGAGCGCGACGCGGTTCGTGTCTTTGCCCCGAATCGCGTGCGGGAGGATCACCTCGGCGCCCCGGTGCTGGCGCCGTCGGGCTGGCTGCGCATCACCGAACCGGGCACAGGCGACGTCCGCACCGACGAGCCGCTCGTGACCGAGTACGAGACGATCTTCCGGCGCGCCCTGGACGCCGTGCGCGCCTACGACTGGGGGACGACCGAGCCGTACTTCGACCGGCTCGTGATTTCCGCCGAGATTCCGGACGTGGACCGGCCTCTGCCGTTCGGCGAAGAGTGTCTCAGTACGTGCGAGGCGCTCCACGAGGATCTGTATTTTTCGGTCCTGGAGTTCTTCAAGCATCGGGCGGGCCGCGCCGTGACCGACCGGACGGCGCAGCCCGGGCAGGTGGTCCCCGACATCCGGCAGGCGGCGTCGGCACCGCTCGTGCGCGTGACGCTCGATTCCCCGGCCGGCGACGGACCGGTCCCGGGGGCTCCCGCCGAACCCGCCCCCGCGGACGGCCGCCGGGGCCGCCGCATCGACGAGGCCGATCGGCCGTTGGAACTGCCGGAGATCATGGACGAGACGGCCGCCCTCGAGGGAGGGCCGATCGCGGCCCGCTCGCGCCGGGGACGCCCGGTCCTGGGCGTCTACCGTCCGGGACGGCACCCCGCGATCGTCGTGACCGCGGGCCAGCATGCCAACGAAACCACGGGTGTGGTCGGAGCTCTGCGCGCCGCCAGCCGCCTCGCCGAGGATCCCGACGCCTCGTTCGCGGTGATCCCGCTCGAGAACCCCGACGGGTACGCGCTGCATCGCCGGCTCTGCGCGATCAATCCCCGCCACATGCATCACGCGGCGCGCTACACCGCGCTCGGCGACGACCTGCAGTCCCGGTCCCGAGCGCCCTGGTACGAGAAGGCGGCCCGGATCGAGGCCCAGCGTCTCAGCGGCGCCCGCCTGCACATCAACCTCCACGGCTACCCGTCCCACGAGTGGACCCGGCCGCTTACCGGCTACCTGCCCCGCGGCTTCGAAACGTGGTCGATCCCGAAGGGCTTCTACGTGATCCTGCGCCACCACGGCGAGTGGGCGGCGCGCGTGCCGGCGCTGCTCGACGCCCTGACCGCGCGGTTGGCGATGATCCCCGGCCTTGCCGAGCTCAACCGCGCCCAGCTCGCGGCGTACGAGGCGCACACCGGCGAACGGCCGGCGCCCATCCTGCACGGCATTCCCTGCCAGATCACCGAGGACGACGAGGCGCCGTTTCCGCTCGCGATCATCACCGAGTTCCCCGACGAGACGATTTACGGCGAGTTGTTCGTGCTCGCGCACGCCGTCCAAATGGAAACCGTGCTGGCCGCGGCGGAGATCTACCGGGGCCTGTCGCCCGCGTAG